The following nucleotide sequence is from candidate division WOR-3 bacterium.
ATTTTCTGAAATAGAAGTTGAAATAGGTGAAGGCGATTGGGTTTTACCCGGAACATACACAGTCCCGAGAAATACAGAAGAATTTCCTGTTGTAATTCTTGTTCACGGCTCAGGACCCAACGACAGGGATGAGACGATGGGTCCCAACAAACCTTTCAGGGACATGGCATGGGGACTTGCTTCCGCAGGCATAGGAGTTCTCCGCTACGATAAAAGGACGAAAGTATACCCTGAAAAAATGGCTGTTCTCACGAATGAGCTAACGCTTGATGATGAAACAATCGAGGATGTTTTGAGCGCGGTGGATTTTCTCGTTCAAAAGAAGGGGCTGGACTCTTCGATGATTTTTATAGCTGGACACAGCCTCGGCGGCATGGCGATTCCAAGGATTGGGTCATATCTGCCGCGGGTGGGAGGATTTATTATCATGTCGGGGAATTCACGGAAACTGGAAGACATTTCATTGGAACAATTCAACTATATATTCAGATTAGATTCTCTGACCGAGGAAGAGAGCCTGTTCATAGACACGATGCGCATAAAAATTTCAAATCTCGAAAAGATTTCAGAGGACACAACCATTTCGCCGGAAGATTTGCCGTTCCACGTTTCCCAGGCCTACTGGGCTTACCTTAAAGACTACGATCAAGTTGCAGAAGCCAAAGAAATCCAAAGACCTGTTCTGATTTTACAGGGCGAGCGGGATTATCAGGTGACAATGGTGGATTTTATGGGTTGGAAATCCGCGCTTGAAACCCGTGAAAGTTTCACTTTCAAGTCTTACCCTTACCTCAACCACCTTTATATCTCTGGTGAAGAAAGGAGTACACCCGACGAATATATGATTCCAGGTTATGTTTCTCAAGAGGTCATCCAAGATATAATTAAGTGGATTGAAGACAACAATTAAAAAGGGGTGAATTTGCAGATACTGCTGGGGATTTTGATAGGAGTAGGACTTAGCGCGTCCTGCGGATTCAGGGTTTTCGTGCCTTTTCTCGTCATGAGCATCGCTTCAAAAGCCGGTTTTTTAACTCTTTCTCCTGGTTTTTCTTGGATCTCTTCAACTCCCGCTCTTATAGCGTTTTCCGTGGCTACAGTCCTCGAAATAGCCGCCTATTACATACCTTGGTTGGACAACATCCTCGATACGGCATCCATGCCCATTTCATTTGTAGCAGGCGCCGTAGTCACGTCTTCATGCGTGGTCGAGGTTCATCCGTTTCTAAAATGGACTATGGCGGTAATTGCCGGCGGAGGAATAGCTCTTTCGATATCAGCCGTCACTTCTTTTATCAGAGGGGTTTCATCGGCTACCACAGGAGGTTCGGCTAACGCTGTCGTAAACACAGGAGAGACAGTAATCTCAACTGTGATGTCCATTCTTTCCGTCGTAATGCCTTTTGTCGCGCTTGCCACTTTGATAGTTCTCGTCGTAGTGGCAGTGGCAATTATAAAAAAAAGGCGGGACAGGGGCTGTAAAAAATCCGAAGAATCGCTGATAAAATTCTAATTAAATCTATTTGCCTTTCCTGCCGATTCCTACTATTACGAGAAGCAATAGAGAGCCTATAATGGCTAC
It contains:
- a CDS encoding DUF3887 domain-containing protein — its product is MKFKMSIVCFLLFFAVFSCSRSPQDEKPEDNQTLAVKFVELVDQEDYENAILMMDSAMNEVFGKEEMKQSWEVVKNSFGEIDELMESRIESIDDYEVVYLIYSFTRATVEVKVVFDSDHKIAGFFANPLEFSNSLPLPSYIDTTSFSEIEVEIGEGDWVLPGTYTVPRNTEEFPVVILVHGSGPNDRDETMGPNKPFRDMAWGLASAGIGVLRYDKRTKVYPEKMAVLTNELTLDDETIEDVLSAVDFLVQKKGLDSSMIFIAGHSLGGMAIPRIGSYLPRVGGFIIMSGNSRKLEDISLEQFNYIFRLDSLTEEESLFIDTMRIKISNLEKISEDTTISPEDLPFHVSQAYWAYLKDYDQVAEAKEIQRPVLILQGERDYQVTMVDFMGWKSALETRESFTFKSYPYLNHLYISGEERSTPDEYMIPGYVSQEVIQDIIKWIEDNN
- a CDS encoding DUF4126 domain-containing protein gives rise to the protein MQILLGILIGVGLSASCGFRVFVPFLVMSIASKAGFLTLSPGFSWISSTPALIAFSVATVLEIAAYYIPWLDNILDTASMPISFVAGAVVTSSCVVEVHPFLKWTMAVIAGGGIALSISAVTSFIRGVSSATTGGSANAVVNTGETVISTVMSILSVVMPFVALATLIVLVVVAVAIIKKRRDRGCKKSEESLIKF